In a single window of the Bactrocera dorsalis isolate Fly_Bdor chromosome 2, ASM2337382v1, whole genome shotgun sequence genome:
- the LOC105230898 gene encoding putative fatty acyl-CoA reductase CG5065: MAEPEDFYKDAEIFVTGATGFVGKTLLEKLLWSFPQIAHIYMLIREKSGQTVAQRYQDFVQHTIFERLRTHYPERLEKLVYLKGNIECDDFGLSPTDRHRLCTHVQIIFHSAATVRFNERLKVAARVNAIGTWHLLELCKEMPELKSFVYVSTAYCNPGRKFVDELIYPTLPPVNWKMFVDCTNKIPDAYFNSLANYIKGPHPNTYTFTKSIAEQIVNDYKQCIPIVIVRPSIVTAAHREPYPGWIDNIQGITGIMMEIGKGTISSILGDKDIICDIIPVDFVVNTLILMAQKATLGRVYIANATSGVTNPITWARLGCLTLKWSRIYPTKRILMYPYFKYRKSFMLHEIAVILLHYVPALLMDLLTLLRQKRKFVLPIAKKFRQACLAGRTFSLNEWIFKNQSRYYFQELLQGTPAPHLTWNLETLDYDNYIREFVIGIQKYLHRERFQTNASKWKVTRLYWTWAFMHIFLTLLVVYCLF; this comes from the exons ATGGCCGAACCCGAGGATTTCTACAAGGATGCAGAGATTTTTGTAACGG gCGCCACTGGCTTCGTGGGCAAAACGCTGTTGGAGAAGTTGCTTTGGAGTTTTCCACAAATCGCTCACATCTACATGTTAATACGCGAGAAGAGCGGCCAGACGGTGGCGCAACGTTATCAGGATTTTGTGCAGCATACAATTTTTGAACGCCTGCGCACGCATTATCCGGAGCGGCTGGAAAAACTGGTCTACCTGAAGGGTAACATTGAGTGTGACGATTTCG GTTTAAGTCCCACGGACCGCCATCGCTTGTGCACGCATGTGCAGATCATTTTCCACAGCGCCGCCACAGTGCGCTTCAACGAGCGCTTGAAAGTCGCCGCACGCGTGAACGCCATCGGCACTTGGCATCTGCTGGAGTTATGCAAGGAAATGCCAGAGCTTAAG AGCTTCGTCTACGTCTCGACGGCGTATTGCAATCCGGGACGTAAGTTCGTCGATGAATTGATATATCCCACTTTGCCGCCCGTCAACTGGAAAATGTTCGTTGATTGTACTAACAAAATCCCAGATGCTTATTTCAATAGCTTAGCCAATTATATTAAG GGTCCTCATCCGAACACTTACACCTTCACCAAATCGATCGCCGAGCAAATTGTGAATGATTACAAACAGTGTATACCAATTGTAATCGTACGACCATCGATCGTGACGGCAGCGCATCGTGAACCATATCCCGGTTGGATCGACAACATACAAGGCATCACGGGCATTATGATGGAAATCGGTAAGGGTACAATCAGCAGCATATTAGGCGATAAGGACATCATTTGCGATATAATACCTGTGGACTTTGTCGTCAACACATTAATATTGATGGCACAAAAGGCGACGTTGGGCAG AGTTTACATTGCCAACGCCACTTCGGGTGTTACGAATCCCATTACATGGGCGCGCCTAGGCTGTCTGACGCTAAAGTGGTCGCGTATTTATCCGACCAAGCGTATTTTGATGTATCCATACTTCAAGTACCGGAAAAGCTTCATGTTACACGAAATCGCCGTTATTTTACTACACTATGTGCCCGCCTTATTGATGGATTTGCTGACCTTATTGCGGCAGAAGCGAAAATTTGTTTTGCcgattgcaaaaaaatttagacAAGCTTGTTTGGCTG GTCGCACATTTTCGCTGAATGAGTGGATTTTCAAAAACCAAAGTCGTTACTACTTCCAAGAATTGCTGCAGGGTACACCAGCACCGCATTTAACATGGAACTTGGAAACCCTAGACTATGATAACTATATCAGAGAGTTTGTAATTGGCATACAGAAGTATCTGCATCGTGAACGCTTTCAGACGAACGCCAGCAAATGGAAGGTCACACG TTTATACTGGACCTGGGCgtttatgcacatatttttGACTCTATTAGTGGTTTACTGTTTATTTTAG